A region from the Actinoplanes sp. OR16 genome encodes:
- a CDS encoding methyltransferase domain-containing protein codes for MTSEYTEVFRDTDAVEKYENVTYAPDSYASRINERQRSYLRTLVRREFPEHPPVQHDFACGTGRAIRALHGLVREAHGYDTSGEMMAKAADVGSRAYWHQVPIDGPVPAPVPAGFPALVTIFRLLLNVNDGVRDRALAFAAKALPHRGSGLLVVENHGNSGSLRHLRARRHDGERWFAELSHEQVERLLNRHGFEIVERRGFSMLTPSLHDSRLARVADAAARRFPGTDGYAVNVLYTARRVHA; via the coding sequence TTGACCAGCGAGTACACCGAGGTGTTCCGGGACACCGACGCGGTCGAGAAGTACGAGAACGTCACCTACGCCCCGGACAGCTACGCGTCCCGGATCAACGAGCGGCAGCGCAGCTATCTGCGGACCCTCGTACGCCGCGAGTTCCCCGAACACCCGCCGGTGCAGCACGACTTCGCCTGCGGCACCGGACGGGCCATCCGGGCGCTGCACGGCCTGGTCCGGGAGGCGCACGGGTACGACACGTCCGGCGAGATGATGGCGAAGGCCGCCGACGTCGGATCGCGGGCGTACTGGCATCAGGTGCCGATCGACGGCCCGGTGCCGGCGCCGGTCCCGGCCGGATTCCCGGCGCTGGTCACCATCTTCCGGTTGCTGCTCAACGTCAACGACGGCGTACGGGATCGCGCTCTCGCCTTCGCGGCCAAGGCCCTGCCGCACCGCGGATCCGGCCTGCTCGTCGTGGAGAACCACGGCAACTCCGGCTCGCTGCGGCACCTGCGCGCCCGGCGGCACGACGGCGAACGCTGGTTCGCCGAACTCTCCCACGAACAGGTGGAACGGCTGCTCAACCGGCACGGCTTCGAGATCGTCGAGCGCCGCGGCTTCTCCATGCTGACCCCGTCGCTGCACGACAGCAGGCTGGCCCGGGTCGCGGACGCGGCGGCGCGGCGGTTCCCCGGCACCGACGGGTACGCCGTGAACGTGCTCTACACCGCGCGGCGGGTCCATGCGTAG
- a CDS encoding lipopolysaccharide biosynthesis protein: MTVAPPLEPDRAARGAARGGLANMAGSALAGGTGVVVTWIVARTLGPEQAGAFFAATAAFVLAGGLAKLGTNTGLVYWPARLRATGRSHLLGACLRAGIPPVAVFSLLLAVAMWFAAPAIARLTAAESPHVVAGHAAGLRVLAVFLPLQALTDVLLTVTRGYRVMRPTVLLDRVLRSGLQLLAVIAAGVATLWVTASLPVFALAWASPYLPVAILAGWAARRAYRSNRPAGVTPRREERRSLRRDFWIFTGPRAVAAVAQLALQRVDVLLVAALGGLAPAAIYAVAGRFVVLIQFANQGLSQSVQPRLAEALSTGDKAAANRLYQTATGWLVLVTWPICLLVIACAPWYLRLFGEQYAAGRPVVLVLAGAMLVATGCGMVDMVLAMAGRTSMNLGNVLAALVVMIGLDLLLIPRWGALGAATGLACAMVVNNLLPLAQVHRSARLHPFGTGTRAAALLSLGCFGVLPAAATPLTGLLPALTTAVPAYFAGAWLLRRELGLAAFARRRTQLEES; encoded by the coding sequence GTGACGGTCGCGCCACCCCTCGAACCCGATCGCGCGGCCCGGGGCGCGGCTCGGGGCGGGCTCGCCAACATGGCCGGCTCGGCGCTGGCCGGCGGCACCGGCGTGGTGGTCACCTGGATCGTCGCGCGGACCCTCGGCCCCGAGCAGGCCGGCGCGTTCTTCGCCGCGACGGCCGCGTTCGTGCTGGCCGGCGGCCTGGCGAAGCTGGGCACCAACACCGGCCTGGTCTACTGGCCGGCCCGGCTGCGCGCGACCGGCCGCAGCCATCTGCTCGGCGCCTGCCTGCGGGCCGGTATCCCGCCGGTGGCCGTGTTCTCGCTGCTCCTCGCCGTGGCGATGTGGTTCGCCGCGCCGGCGATCGCCCGCCTCACCGCCGCCGAGTCACCGCACGTGGTCGCCGGGCACGCCGCCGGACTGCGCGTCCTCGCGGTCTTCCTGCCCCTGCAGGCGCTCACCGACGTGCTGCTGACCGTCACCCGCGGTTACCGGGTGATGCGCCCGACCGTGCTGCTGGACCGGGTGCTGCGCAGCGGCCTGCAGCTGCTCGCCGTGATCGCGGCCGGGGTCGCCACCCTGTGGGTCACCGCGTCGCTGCCGGTCTTCGCGCTGGCCTGGGCCTCGCCGTATCTGCCGGTGGCGATCCTCGCGGGGTGGGCCGCGCGGCGCGCGTACCGGAGCAATCGCCCAGCCGGTGTGACCCCCCGGCGTGAGGAACGCAGGAGCCTGCGCCGCGATTTCTGGATCTTCACGGGTCCGCGCGCGGTCGCCGCGGTCGCCCAGCTCGCGTTGCAGCGGGTCGACGTGCTGCTGGTGGCGGCTCTCGGCGGACTCGCGCCGGCGGCGATCTACGCGGTCGCCGGCCGGTTCGTGGTGCTGATCCAGTTCGCTAACCAAGGTCTGTCCCAGTCGGTGCAGCCGCGGCTCGCCGAGGCGCTCAGCACCGGCGACAAGGCGGCAGCGAACCGGCTCTACCAGACCGCGACCGGCTGGCTCGTGCTGGTCACCTGGCCGATCTGCCTGCTCGTGATCGCGTGCGCGCCCTGGTACCTGCGGCTCTTCGGCGAGCAGTACGCGGCCGGCCGCCCGGTGGTGCTGGTGCTGGCCGGCGCGATGCTCGTGGCGACCGGCTGCGGGATGGTCGACATGGTGCTCGCGATGGCCGGCCGTACCTCGATGAACCTCGGGAACGTGCTCGCCGCCCTGGTCGTGATGATCGGCCTGGACCTGCTCCTGATCCCCCGCTGGGGAGCGCTCGGCGCGGCCACCGGCCTGGCCTGCGCGATGGTCGTGAACAACCTGCTGCCGCTCGCCCAGGTCCACCGCAGCGCTCGGCTGCACCCCTTCGGCACCGGCACCCGGGCCGCCGCGCTGCTGTCTCTCGGCTGCTTCGGCGTGCTCCCGGCGGCGGCCACCCCGCTGACCGGTCTCCTGCCGGCGCTGACGACTGCCGTGCCGGCCTACTTCGCGGGCGCCTGGCTGCTCCGCCGTGAGCTGGGGCTGGCCGCCTTCGCCCGACGACGAACTCAATTGGAGGAGAGTTGA
- a CDS encoding sulfotransferase domain-containing protein encodes MDVRNLPAPVKRVVHLGSRSYGRLTAENRMLPSFLICGGQRCGTTSLYRALAAHPVVLKAVLHKGVHYFDTAYHRGLDWYRAHFPLLRSAEKIAERYGVPARTFESSPYYMYHPQAAARIARDLPYARLIVLVRDPVERAYSQHHHEVARAFEPERDFGAALALEPARLHRQEERLAIDPSYYSFAHQHHAYRARGEYARYLSVMAQHVGRERIHVVESERFFTDPGPVYDEVCAFLGLPTDLERPPFEQHNARPRQADMDPGLRRELSAYYQSHDEALAGWLGHTPMWRRA; translated from the coding sequence ATGGACGTCCGCAATCTGCCCGCGCCGGTGAAGCGGGTCGTGCACCTGGGCTCCCGATCGTACGGACGGCTCACCGCCGAGAACCGGATGCTGCCGTCGTTCCTGATCTGCGGCGGTCAGCGGTGCGGCACCACATCCCTTTACCGGGCGCTGGCCGCGCATCCCGTGGTGCTCAAGGCCGTGCTGCACAAGGGCGTGCACTACTTCGACACCGCGTATCACCGGGGGCTCGACTGGTATCGCGCGCATTTCCCGCTGCTGCGCAGCGCCGAGAAGATCGCGGAGAGGTACGGGGTACCGGCCCGCACGTTCGAGTCCAGCCCCTATTACATGTACCACCCGCAGGCCGCCGCCCGGATCGCCCGTGACCTGCCCTACGCCCGGCTCATCGTGCTGGTCCGTGACCCGGTGGAACGCGCCTACTCGCAGCACCACCACGAGGTGGCCCGGGCCTTCGAGCCGGAACGCGACTTCGGCGCCGCCCTGGCCCTGGAGCCGGCCCGGCTGCACCGTCAGGAGGAGCGGCTCGCGATCGACCCGAGCTACTACAGCTTCGCGCACCAGCACCACGCGTACCGGGCCCGCGGCGAGTACGCGCGCTACCTGAGCGTGATGGCCCAGCACGTCGGCCGGGAGCGGATCCACGTGGTGGAGAGCGAGCGATTCTTCACCGACCCGGGGCCGGTCTACGACGAGGTGTGCGCCTTCCTCGGCCTCCCCACCGACCTGGAACGGCCTCCTTTCGAGCAGCACAACGCCCGTCCCCGGCAGGCCGACATGGACCCCGGTCTGCGCCGGGAGCTGAGCGCGTACTACCAGTCGCACGACGAGGCGCTGGCCGGCTGGCTGGGGCACACCCCGATGTGGCGCCGCGCGTGA